A genome region from Rhodopseudomonas boonkerdii includes the following:
- a CDS encoding alpha-amylase family protein produces the protein MPNWVEHAVFWHVYPLGFTGAERQLRTEPGVVHRLPQLVAWLDYAVELGASALLLAPIFQSTSHGYDTTDYFRIDPRLGDEADFDALIVAAHGRGLRVVLDGVFNHVGRDFPAFRRAIGEGPQAHEASWFHIDLDKRLPDGEPEYATFEGHQQLPALNHDEPAVADLVTDVMRHWLARGADGWRLDAAYAVSCTFWANVLPRVREDFAEAYIFGEVIHGDYAGFVRDTTVDAVTQYELWKAIWSSIKDRNFFELAWTLQRHNTWLDTFVPLTFVGNHDVTRIATEIADQRHLPHALVILFTCAGTPCIYYGDEQAFRGLKEARAGGDDAIRPAFPAAPADLAPFGWPIYRHHQDLIGLRRRHSWLHRARSHTLSLANTQFVYECVDRDRRITVALNLGEEILVVQDAEQLPKLAGSDGVGNNSGEWHIPGHGWAVFGQT, from the coding sequence TTGCCGAACTGGGTCGAACACGCGGTCTTCTGGCATGTCTATCCACTCGGTTTCACCGGCGCTGAACGGCAGCTCCGCACAGAGCCCGGCGTTGTGCATCGGCTGCCGCAGCTCGTAGCCTGGCTCGACTATGCCGTCGAGCTCGGCGCCTCCGCATTGCTGCTGGCGCCAATCTTTCAGTCGACCAGCCACGGCTATGACACCACGGATTATTTCAGGATCGATCCCCGCCTCGGCGACGAGGCCGATTTCGATGCTCTGATCGTGGCGGCACATGGCCGCGGGCTGCGTGTGGTGCTTGACGGCGTGTTCAACCATGTCGGTCGCGATTTCCCGGCGTTTCGGCGGGCCATCGGCGAAGGTCCCCAGGCTCACGAGGCATCGTGGTTTCATATCGACCTCGACAAGCGGCTGCCCGACGGCGAACCGGAATATGCGACCTTCGAAGGCCACCAGCAGCTCCCTGCGCTCAATCACGACGAACCTGCGGTGGCTGACCTCGTCACCGATGTGATGCGGCACTGGCTGGCGCGCGGTGCCGATGGCTGGCGGCTCGATGCAGCCTATGCGGTCTCCTGCACTTTCTGGGCAAACGTGCTGCCGCGCGTTCGCGAGGATTTTGCTGAGGCCTATATTTTCGGTGAGGTCATTCACGGCGACTATGCCGGCTTCGTCCGCGACACCACGGTGGACGCCGTCACGCAATATGAACTGTGGAAGGCGATCTGGAGCTCGATCAAGGATCGCAACTTCTTCGAACTGGCCTGGACGCTGCAACGGCACAACACCTGGCTCGACACATTCGTGCCGCTGACATTCGTCGGCAATCACGACGTGACCCGGATCGCGACCGAGATCGCCGACCAGCGCCATCTGCCGCACGCGCTGGTGATCCTGTTCACATGCGCCGGCACGCCCTGCATCTATTACGGCGACGAGCAGGCATTTCGCGGCCTCAAGGAAGCCCGCGCCGGCGGCGACGACGCAATCCGGCCAGCATTCCCCGCAGCACCGGCGGATCTGGCGCCGTTCGGCTGGCCGATCTACCGGCACCATCAGGACCTGATCGGTCTGCGGCGCCGCCATTCCTGGCTGCACCGCGCGCGCAGCCACACGCTGTCGCTGGCCAACACGCAATTCGTCTATGAATGCGTCGACCGCGACCGGCGCATCACCGTTGCGCTGAATCTCGGCGAGGAGATTCTGGTGGTGCAAGACGCAGAACAGCTGCCGAAACTCGCCGGCAGCGACGGCGTCGGCAACAATTCCGGCGAGTGGCATATCCCCGGCCACGGCTGGGCTGTATTCGGGCAAACGTAA
- the pncB gene encoding nicotinate phosphoribosyltransferase, with product MIRSLLDTDFYKFLMHQFIWMLYPKVPVTFSLINRTRTVRLAEIIPEAILRAQLDHARTLTFRENELIWLAGNRFYGRRDIFRPEYIEYLRTFRLPDYRLETVDGQYVLTFEGEWAAVTMWEIYALAIVSELRSRMAMATLDKFELDILYAHTKTKLWGKIKKLQAYPDLRLAEFGTRRRHGFLWQEWVTDAMANELGRSFVGTSNALLAFKHSFEAIGTNSHELPMVFGCLADSDEALKKAQYEVLAKWQEVYDGELLIILPDTFGMTQFLRDAPTWASKWTGMRMDSKEPVAAGEEVIAWYAMRGEDPRKKRAMFSDGLEVDLMIDLHKRFRGRIRESFGWGTMATNDFRGAHPRGLDTLDPISLVCKITAANGRPAVKLSDNPAKTTGGSPEEIDRYLRIFGREGVAEQKVIV from the coding sequence ATTATCCGTTCCTTGCTGGACACGGATTTTTACAAATTCTTGATGCACCAGTTTATCTGGATGCTGTATCCGAAGGTGCCGGTGACCTTCAGCCTGATCAACCGCACAAGAACGGTGCGGCTGGCGGAGATCATCCCGGAAGCCATTCTACGCGCGCAGCTCGATCATGCCCGCACCCTCACCTTCCGCGAGAACGAACTGATCTGGCTGGCCGGCAACCGCTTCTACGGCCGCCGCGATATTTTCCGGCCGGAATACATCGAGTATCTGCGCACCTTCCGGCTGCCCGACTACAGACTCGAGACGGTTGATGGCCAATATGTCCTCACTTTCGAGGGCGAATGGGCCGCGGTGACCATGTGGGAAATCTACGCCCTCGCCATCGTCAGCGAATTGCGTTCGCGCATGGCGATGGCGACGCTCGACAAGTTCGAGCTCGACATTCTCTATGCCCACACCAAGACCAAGCTGTGGGGCAAGATCAAAAAGCTGCAGGCCTATCCGGATTTGCGCCTCGCCGAATTCGGTACCCGCCGCCGTCACGGTTTCCTTTGGCAGGAATGGGTGACGGATGCGATGGCCAACGAACTCGGCCGCAGTTTCGTCGGCACCTCAAATGCCCTGCTCGCCTTCAAGCACTCGTTCGAAGCCATCGGCACCAATTCGCACGAATTGCCCATGGTGTTCGGCTGTCTCGCAGACAGCGACGAGGCGCTGAAAAAGGCGCAGTATGAGGTGCTGGCAAAGTGGCAGGAAGTTTATGACGGCGAGCTGTTGATCATCCTGCCCGACACGTTCGGCATGACCCAGTTTTTGCGCGATGCCCCGACATGGGCATCGAAATGGACGGGCATGCGCATGGACAGCAAGGAGCCTGTCGCTGCCGGGGAGGAAGTCATTGCCTGGTACGCCATGCGCGGCGAGGATCCGCGCAAGAAGCGCGCGATGTTCAGCGACGGGCTCGAAGTCGATCTGATGATCGATCTGCATAAGCGCTTCCGCGGTCGCATTCGCGAGAGCTTCGGCTGGGGCACCATGGCGACCAACGACTTCCGCGGCGCGCATCCGCGCGGGCTCGATACGCTCGATCCGATCAGCCTCGTCTGCAAGATCACGGCGGCCAACGGACGACCGGCCGTGAAACTGTCAGACAATCCGGCCAAGACGACGGGAGGCAGTCCGGAAGAGATCGACCGCTATCTGCGCATTTTCGGCCGCGAGGGCGTCGCCGAGCAGAAGGTGATTGTCTGA
- a CDS encoding ABC transporter ATP-binding protein: MTSTSASIEIAQLRKVFRQTTTGEAIVAIDQLTLSIAPGELVAIVGKTGCGKSTLFDLLIGLEHPTAGSITIGTKTPYDDFGDFRGKIATIFQQDRLFPWRSAIDNVKLPLELIGIAEDIQQERAMSWLKRLGLEKFANAYPRELSGGMRQRVAIARAFAVQPEILLADESFSALDEVTANDLRKTFVGLAREFRSTAILITHQLEEAMAVGDRIVVFGKSAALLADIRMNDWGRSDHATLRSAIQNTLQMNAPDERLKRGLEDG, encoded by the coding sequence GTGACCAGCACATCGGCGTCCATCGAGATCGCGCAGCTACGAAAGGTATTCCGGCAGACCACGACGGGCGAAGCCATCGTCGCCATCGATCAGCTCACGCTCAGCATCGCTCCCGGCGAACTGGTCGCCATCGTGGGCAAGACGGGTTGCGGCAAATCGACCTTGTTCGATCTCCTGATCGGCCTCGAACATCCCACCGCCGGCAGCATCACGATCGGCACCAAGACGCCTTATGACGACTTTGGCGATTTTCGCGGCAAGATCGCCACGATCTTCCAGCAGGACCGGCTGTTTCCATGGCGCTCGGCGATCGACAACGTCAAGCTTCCGCTAGAACTGATCGGGATCGCCGAGGACATTCAGCAGGAGCGCGCAATGTCCTGGCTGAAGCGGCTTGGTCTGGAGAAATTCGCCAATGCCTATCCGCGTGAACTCTCCGGCGGCATGCGACAACGCGTGGCCATCGCGCGGGCTTTTGCCGTGCAGCCGGAAATCCTTCTCGCCGATGAATCCTTCAGCGCGCTCGACGAGGTCACGGCCAACGACCTGCGCAAGACCTTCGTCGGTCTCGCCCGCGAATTCCGCTCGACCGCCATCCTGATCACGCATCAGCTGGAAGAAGCCATGGCGGTCGGCGATCGCATCGTCGTATTCGGCAAATCGGCTGCGCTGCTCGCCGATATCCGGATGAACGACTGGGGCCGCAGCGATCACGCCACGCTACGTTCCGCTATCCAGAACACCTTGCAGATGAATGCGCCCGACGAACGGTTAAAGCGCGGACTCGAGGACGGGTAG
- a CDS encoding ABC transporter permease, translated as MMPGLPRETIISVVLFATVWQIMSYLAPSLGIPAFAIPGLGRIAQSLTKITPLDVAVTLGRVLLSLFVSFVIGMLVAVLMYVSGSIERYLKPMIRILMAVPVVSWILFAVLWFKGVEFRIVFVLVVVCAPVFTVDALDNMRDVSRDLKQMIRSFRPTPLQFFAKLMLPAITPGIITSWKITLSLAIRVVTIAELVGAVTGIGHQLSVAQELFSVADVFAWTFVLVVLLFILEALIVLLETRALRWRA; from the coding sequence ATGATGCCAGGCCTTCCGCGCGAGACGATCATCTCGGTTGTGCTCTTCGCAACCGTCTGGCAGATCATGTCCTATCTGGCGCCGTCGCTCGGCATCCCGGCCTTCGCGATTCCCGGTCTCGGCCGCATCGCGCAAAGCCTGACCAAAATCACCCCGCTCGATGTGGCGGTGACGCTCGGCCGCGTCCTGCTCTCGCTGTTCGTGTCCTTCGTCATCGGCATGCTCGTCGCCGTTCTGATGTACGTGTCTGGCAGTATCGAGCGCTATCTCAAGCCCATGATCCGCATCCTGATGGCGGTGCCGGTGGTGTCGTGGATCCTGTTCGCCGTACTGTGGTTCAAGGGCGTCGAATTCCGCATCGTCTTCGTATTGGTCGTCGTCTGCGCACCCGTCTTCACCGTCGATGCGCTCGACAACATGCGTGACGTCTCACGCGACCTGAAGCAGATGATCCGCTCCTTCCGTCCGACGCCGCTGCAATTCTTCGCCAAGCTGATGCTGCCGGCCATCACCCCCGGCATCATCACCAGCTGGAAGATCACGCTCAGCCTCGCCATTCGTGTCGTCACCATTGCAGAACTGGTCGGCGCGGTCACAGGCATCGGTCATCAGCTATCCGTCGCACAAGAACTGTTCTCGGTCGCCGACGTTTTCGCATGGACCTTCGTACTGGTGGTTCTGCTCTTCATCCTGGAGGCGCTGATCGTGCTGCTCGAGACCAGAGCACTCAGGTGGCGCGCGTGA
- a CDS encoding ABC transporter substrate-binding protein, with amino-acid sequence MIGLSRRAFNLGIAATLLGTTHATNSSAQALPKIRVGSLTLPVFAPIVVNIMKAQKFDTKNGFEAEVQTYPSFSAYYAGLATGEIDTLIGGPTYFQKLRLEGVPLRIVATGATLADLVVIAKDPAIKSLAELKGKQLAADMGSGQFQILSIYAKSKGIDLAKDMTLVNANFAVARAQLAAGRVEAAMIIEPIATMMIKEDPSLKIVFNTDAAWKEMAGVTGWELVYAMREDTIKKNGNAPKQFVAALADVTKYLQTDPDGADKIAVETVKLPPGILKEAVHAKRWVFDAKPAWDAAEKKSIWDTFERAVAAGFHPKLPDDAIIYAP; translated from the coding sequence ATGATCGGTCTTTCGCGACGCGCCTTCAACTTGGGCATCGCTGCTACGCTGCTAGGCACGACACACGCCACAAATTCATCGGCGCAGGCGCTCCCGAAAATTCGCGTCGGCAGCCTTACACTTCCAGTGTTTGCTCCCATCGTCGTCAACATCATGAAGGCGCAGAAGTTCGATACCAAGAATGGTTTCGAAGCGGAGGTGCAGACCTATCCATCCTTTTCTGCCTACTATGCCGGCCTCGCCACCGGCGAAATCGATACGCTGATCGGCGGCCCCACTTATTTCCAGAAGCTCCGCCTCGAAGGCGTGCCGCTGCGCATCGTCGCAACGGGGGCGACGCTGGCCGACCTCGTGGTCATCGCCAAGGATCCGGCGATCAAGTCGCTCGCAGAGCTCAAAGGCAAGCAGCTCGCCGCCGATATGGGCAGCGGCCAATTTCAGATCCTTTCGATCTACGCAAAGTCGAAGGGGATCGATCTCGCCAAGGACATGACACTGGTCAATGCCAACTTCGCCGTGGCACGCGCACAACTGGCGGCAGGACGCGTCGAGGCCGCGATGATCATCGAGCCCATCGCCACCATGATGATCAAGGAAGACCCCAGCCTGAAGATCGTCTTCAATACCGATGCAGCATGGAAGGAAATGGCCGGTGTGACGGGTTGGGAGCTCGTCTATGCGATGCGCGAGGACACCATCAAGAAGAACGGAAACGCGCCGAAGCAATTTGTCGCGGCTCTCGCGGATGTCACAAAATATCTGCAGACCGATCCCGACGGCGCCGACAAGATTGCCGTCGAGACGGTGAAACTGCCACCCGGCATCCTGAAGGAGGCCGTCCACGCCAAGCGCTGGGTGTTCGACGCCAAGCCGGCCTGGGATGCCGCAGAGAAGAAGAGCATCTGGGATACGTTCGAGCGCGCGGTCGCTGCCGGCTTTCATCCCAAGCTGCCTGACGATGCGATCATCTATGCCCCCTGA
- a CDS encoding alpha/beta fold hydrolase codes for MPHLTTPDGTKLYYEQVGTGSPVVFVHEYAGDYRTWEPQLRYFSRAHRCVTYSQRGYPPSDVPTDPAKYGQDIARDDVIALMDALKIEKAHIVGHSMGASTALHVGIHYPDRCLSVTAASCGYGSSPDPAFVEQGRAASRETAKMFETVDWRTAAARYADGATRQTHKHKDPRGFAEFASMLADHSPIGHALTMRELQAKRPMLWEMKPQLEKFTPPLLIVVGDEDDWCLDPSIFLKRTVPTAGLLVLPRAGHTITSEEPAAFNAALAELFPAAESGRWMSHRPAV; via the coding sequence ATGCCGCACCTCACGACGCCGGACGGGACGAAGCTTTATTATGAGCAGGTCGGCACCGGGAGTCCTGTGGTTTTCGTGCACGAATATGCGGGCGATTATCGCACCTGGGAGCCTCAACTTCGTTACTTCTCGCGCGCGCATCGCTGTGTGACCTACAGCCAGCGCGGCTACCCGCCGTCGGATGTGCCGACGGACCCCGCGAAATACGGCCAGGATATCGCGCGCGACGACGTCATCGCGCTGATGGACGCGTTGAAGATCGAGAAGGCGCACATTGTCGGCCATTCCATGGGCGCATCGACGGCGCTGCATGTCGGTATCCATTATCCGGATCGCTGTCTTTCGGTGACGGCCGCGAGCTGTGGCTACGGTTCGAGCCCCGATCCGGCCTTTGTCGAACAGGGGCGTGCCGCTTCGCGCGAAACCGCAAAAATGTTCGAGACGGTCGATTGGCGAACGGCGGCAGCGCGTTACGCCGATGGTGCGACGCGGCAGACGCATAAGCATAAGGACCCGCGCGGCTTCGCGGAATTCGCCAGTATGCTGGCCGATCATTCGCCGATCGGTCACGCGCTCACCATGCGCGAGTTGCAGGCCAAGCGGCCGATGCTTTGGGAGATGAAGCCGCAGCTGGAAAAATTCACGCCGCCGCTGCTGATCGTCGTCGGCGACGAGGACGACTGGTGCCTCGATCCCAGCATTTTTCTGAAGCGCACGGTGCCGACGGCGGGCTTGCTGGTGTTGCCGCGCGCCGGCCATACCATCACCAGCGAGGAGCCGGCGGCTTTCAATGCCGCGCTTGCCGAGCTCTTTCCGGCAGCCGAATCCGGCCGCTGGATGTCACACCGGCCGGCGGTCTGA
- a CDS encoding enoyl-CoA hydratase-related protein, translating into MAAPGDIFIDIADGIATLRLAYSARRNAISTVMWNKIAAFAVEVTARKDIRVVVIRGDGEDMFSAGADISDFATARSGEGNARAYDDLVENTCRAIEAIPQPTIGVIFGGCMGAGSSVAASCDMRIAASDAFFAVPAAKLGLGYDPRGIARFIRVFGAGATRQVLFTADRLPASRAYELGAVHVLVPKAEVAPLAVALAQKIAGNAPLTIKAAKAAIRALTADADLMAEAERLYADADASADYTEGRVAFAEKRAPRFTGS; encoded by the coding sequence ATGGCAGCGCCCGGCGATATCTTCATCGATATTGCGGACGGCATTGCAACGCTGCGGCTCGCCTATTCGGCACGCCGCAATGCGATCTCAACGGTGATGTGGAACAAGATCGCGGCCTTCGCGGTGGAGGTGACGGCCCGCAAGGATATCCGCGTTGTCGTCATCCGCGGAGATGGAGAGGACATGTTCTCTGCCGGCGCCGACATCTCCGATTTTGCGACCGCGCGGAGCGGCGAGGGCAACGCCAGGGCCTATGACGATCTCGTCGAGAACACCTGCCGCGCCATCGAGGCGATCCCGCAGCCGACCATCGGCGTGATCTTTGGCGGCTGCATGGGCGCCGGCTCTTCGGTTGCCGCGAGTTGCGACATGCGGATCGCAGCGTCCGATGCATTCTTTGCCGTGCCGGCTGCGAAGCTTGGTCTCGGCTATGATCCGCGTGGCATTGCCCGTTTCATTCGCGTGTTCGGCGCCGGTGCTACGCGTCAGGTGTTGTTTACCGCCGATCGACTTCCTGCATCGCGTGCCTATGAGCTCGGCGCAGTGCATGTCCTCGTGCCAAAGGCGGAAGTCGCGCCGCTTGCCGTAGCACTCGCGCAGAAAATTGCCGGCAATGCGCCGCTGACGATCAAGGCGGCCAAAGCCGCGATCCGCGCGCTGACCGCCGACGCCGATCTCATGGCCGAGGCCGAACGCCTCTACGCCGATGCCGACGCGAGTGCTGACTACACCGAAGGCCGAGTGGCTTTCGCCGAGAAGCGGGCTCCGCGCTTTACCGGGAGCTGA
- a CDS encoding SDR family NAD(P)-dependent oxidoreductase, translating into MDLQLKGKCALITGGSEGIGKGIAMTLAKEGVNVAICARRPEPLEKTAEEIRGATGVTVVAIPADLTKDADAKNFVDTAHKKLGAIDLMINNAGSAPGGVIETLTEADWEQALQLKFMGYVRCLRYALPIMVKQGGGRVVNLIGNDGVKPSYWEIAPGAANAAGQNMTLSLAGQYGRHNISFCAVNPGPVRTERWAGLVGAMSRDMKISYEDADKLAPASIPLGRIAEVEEVANLVVMLSSPLVQMANGTMIEIDGGQDKALMDRFRDR; encoded by the coding sequence ATGGACCTCCAACTCAAAGGCAAATGCGCACTCATCACCGGTGGCAGCGAGGGTATCGGCAAGGGCATCGCCATGACGCTGGCGAAAGAGGGCGTCAACGTCGCGATCTGCGCGCGCCGCCCCGAACCGCTGGAGAAGACCGCCGAAGAGATCAGGGGAGCAACCGGCGTGACGGTCGTTGCGATCCCGGCCGATCTCACCAAGGATGCCGATGCCAAAAACTTCGTCGACACCGCGCACAAGAAGCTCGGTGCTATCGATCTGATGATCAACAATGCCGGTTCGGCGCCTGGCGGTGTGATCGAGACGCTGACCGAAGCCGACTGGGAACAGGCGCTGCAGCTCAAATTCATGGGCTATGTGCGCTGCCTGCGCTACGCGCTGCCGATCATGGTCAAGCAGGGCGGCGGTCGCGTGGTCAATCTTATCGGGAATGATGGCGTGAAGCCGTCCTATTGGGAAATCGCTCCCGGTGCGGCTAATGCCGCTGGACAGAACATGACGCTGTCCCTCGCTGGACAGTATGGGCGCCACAACATCTCGTTCTGCGCCGTGAACCCCGGTCCGGTCCGGACCGAACGCTGGGCTGGTCTTGTCGGCGCGATGTCGCGTGACATGAAGATCTCTTACGAGGACGCCGACAAGTTGGCGCCGGCCTCGATTCCACTCGGACGTATCGCGGAGGTCGAGGAAGTCGCCAATCTCGTGGTGATGCTGTCGTCGCCCCTGGTTCAGATGGCGAACGGCACCATGATCGAGATCGATGGCGGCCAGGACAAGGCGTTGATGGATCGCTTCCGCGACCGCTAG
- a CDS encoding ABC transporter substrate-binding protein, translated as MTARISGSFALAGLFALSLTHVAAAQDTIKIGELNSYKTQTAFLDPYKKGWELAIEEINAKGGVLGKKLEVISRDDGSSPGDAVRVAEELVTREGVNILAGTFLSNTGLAVTEFAGKKKVFFLAAEPLTDKITWQNGNRYTFRLRATTYMQVAMLVPEALAAKKKRWALVYPNYEYGQAAAATFKEMMKAKQPDIEFVTEQAPPLGKVDAGAVVQAIDDAKPDGIFNVLFGADFAKLVREGGTRGVFKDRTVVSVLSGEPEYLDPVKEEAPVGWIVTGYPWDKIKIPEHATFLAAYQKKYNDYPRLGSIVGYATMKSLAAGIAKAGSTDTEKLITAFRGLDVVGPFGPFTYRASDHQATAGAFVGKIALENGKGTMSDIKYVDGAAVLPSDDEVKKLRPATE; from the coding sequence ATGACGGCTCGTATATCTGGTTCATTCGCCCTAGCTGGCCTGTTCGCTCTTTCACTCACCCATGTCGCTGCTGCACAGGACACGATCAAGATCGGTGAGCTCAACAGCTACAAGACGCAGACGGCATTCCTGGATCCCTACAAGAAGGGATGGGAGCTGGCGATCGAGGAGATCAACGCCAAGGGCGGCGTGCTCGGCAAGAAGCTCGAAGTGATCTCGCGTGACGACGGCTCTTCGCCGGGCGATGCTGTGCGTGTCGCCGAAGAACTGGTGACGCGTGAAGGGGTGAATATTCTCGCCGGGACCTTCCTGTCGAACACCGGTCTTGCGGTGACGGAGTTCGCCGGCAAGAAGAAGGTATTCTTCCTCGCTGCCGAACCGCTGACCGACAAGATCACCTGGCAGAACGGCAATCGCTACACATTCCGCTTGCGCGCCACGACCTACATGCAGGTCGCCATGCTGGTGCCGGAAGCGCTGGCTGCGAAGAAGAAGCGCTGGGCGCTGGTTTATCCGAACTACGAATACGGACAGGCCGCGGCGGCGACCTTCAAGGAGATGATGAAGGCCAAGCAGCCTGACATCGAATTCGTCACCGAACAGGCGCCGCCGCTCGGCAAGGTCGATGCCGGCGCCGTCGTGCAGGCGATCGACGATGCGAAACCGGACGGGATCTTCAATGTGCTGTTTGGCGCAGACTTTGCCAAGCTGGTGCGCGAAGGCGGCACGCGCGGTGTGTTCAAGGATCGCACGGTCGTGAGCGTGCTGTCCGGCGAGCCGGAATATCTTGATCCGGTCAAGGAAGAAGCGCCTGTTGGCTGGATCGTTACGGGTTACCCCTGGGACAAGATCAAGATCCCGGAACACGCGACATTCCTCGCTGCCTATCAGAAGAAGTATAATGACTATCCGCGTCTCGGATCGATCGTCGGCTATGCCACCATGAAGTCGCTTGCTGCCGGTATCGCCAAGGCCGGATCGACGGACACCGAAAAACTCATCACGGCATTCCGCGGTCTTGATGTCGTTGGTCCGTTCGGCCCGTTCACCTATCGCGCCAGCGATCATCAGGCGACGGCCGGTGCTTTTGTCGGCAAGATCGCGCTGGAGAACGGCAAGGGCACCATGAGCGACATCAAATATGTCGATGGTGCCGCCGTGTTGCCGAGCGACGACGAAGTCAAGAAGCTTCGTCCGGCTACCGAGTAA
- a CDS encoding ABC transporter permease yields the protein MNLNAFVFQAINGLSAASGLFLVAVGLSLIFGVTRIVNIAHGSLYMLGTYIAYSLATKIGGAFGFWGGIVLTAILVGILGAIIEVLLLRRIYRAPELFQLLATFALVLVFNDAALWIWGPEDLLGPRAPGLKGSIEILGRRLPTYDIFLIIVGPVVLLLLHMALSKTRFGRLMRAATQDREMVGALGVNQAMLFTGVFALGAMLAGLGGALQIAREPATLTTDLNVIGDAFVVVVVGGMGSITGAYVAAVLIAEVKALCIALGVIDFGLFTVNFSKMTLVAEFLVMAIVLIARPYGLLGREQGVVRSVAEPEEPLRPATMATKIGGLVVLFVLICLPLIAKDSPYTLVLGIDVLIAILFATSLHFIMGPGGMHSFGHAAYFGLGAYGAALLAKWFAAPMGIALLSAPLVALAGALLFGWFAVRLSGVYLAMLTLAFAQIVWAAVFQWETLTGGSNGVLGVWPSAPFESRPMFYYLTLALAALGVFAIRRFLFSPFGYAMRAGRDSPLRAEAIGLDVKRIHWLAFAIAGCVCGVAGGLFAFAKGSISPETIAVGRSIDGLVMVLLGGLQTLTGPIVGASVFAVLQDSIMRSTEYWRALLGGVILLLVLAFPAGIVGGLSKLVVRRKATS from the coding sequence ATGAACCTGAATGCGTTCGTATTCCAGGCGATCAATGGACTGTCGGCGGCATCGGGCCTCTTTCTGGTCGCCGTCGGCCTGTCGCTGATCTTCGGCGTCACCAGGATCGTCAACATCGCTCACGGGTCCCTCTACATGCTAGGGACCTATATCGCCTATAGCCTCGCCACCAAGATCGGCGGTGCATTTGGCTTCTGGGGTGGCATCGTGCTGACCGCCATTCTGGTCGGCATTCTTGGTGCGATCATCGAGGTCTTGCTGCTTCGACGCATTTATCGCGCGCCCGAACTGTTTCAGTTGCTGGCGACATTCGCGCTGGTGCTCGTCTTCAACGATGCGGCGCTGTGGATCTGGGGACCGGAAGACCTGCTCGGTCCGCGTGCGCCGGGTTTGAAGGGCTCCATCGAAATCCTCGGGCGCCGGTTGCCGACTTACGATATCTTCCTGATCATTGTCGGTCCGGTCGTTTTGCTGCTGCTTCATATGGCGTTGTCCAAGACGCGTTTCGGTCGCCTCATGCGGGCGGCGACGCAGGACCGCGAGATGGTCGGCGCGCTCGGCGTCAATCAGGCCATGCTGTTCACCGGCGTATTCGCGCTCGGCGCCATGCTCGCGGGCCTCGGCGGCGCGCTCCAGATCGCCCGCGAGCCGGCGACGTTAACGACAGACCTGAATGTCATCGGCGACGCCTTCGTGGTGGTTGTGGTGGGCGGCATGGGATCGATCACCGGCGCCTATGTGGCCGCGGTGCTGATCGCCGAGGTGAAGGCTTTATGTATCGCGCTTGGCGTGATCGATTTTGGCTTGTTCACCGTCAATTTTTCCAAGATGACGCTGGTTGCCGAATTTCTGGTAATGGCCATCGTGCTGATTGCACGGCCTTATGGATTGCTTGGCCGCGAGCAAGGTGTGGTGCGCAGCGTCGCCGAGCCGGAGGAGCCGCTGCGTCCGGCCACCATGGCGACCAAGATCGGCGGACTTGTGGTGTTGTTTGTGCTGATCTGCCTGCCACTGATCGCGAAGGACTCGCCTTACACGCTGGTGCTCGGCATCGATGTGCTGATCGCGATCCTGTTTGCGACCAGCCTGCACTTCATCATGGGGCCGGGCGGGATGCATTCATTCGGCCATGCGGCTTACTTCGGTCTCGGCGCCTATGGTGCCGCTCTGCTGGCGAAGTGGTTCGCTGCTCCTATGGGGATTGCGCTTCTGTCCGCTCCGCTGGTGGCGCTGGCCGGCGCGTTGCTGTTCGGTTGGTTCGCCGTGCGCCTGTCCGGCGTCTATCTCGCGATGCTGACGCTCGCCTTTGCGCAGATCGTCTGGGCTGCCGTGTTCCAGTGGGAGACTCTGACAGGCGGTTCCAATGGCGTACTCGGCGTCTGGCCATCCGCACCGTTCGAGAGCCGTCCGATGTTTTATTATCTCACGCTTGCCCTCGCTGCGCTTGGCGTGTTCGCGATCCGGCGCTTCCTGTTTTCCCCATTCGGCTATGCCATGCGGGCGGGGCGTGACTCGCCACTGCGTGCCGAGGCAATCGGACTCGACGTGAAACGCATCCATTGGCTGGCCTTCGCCATCGCCGGGTGTGTCTGCGGCGTTGCCGGCGGGCTGTTTGCCTTCGCCAAGGGATCGATCTCGCCAGAGACGATCGCCGTCGGCCGTTCTATCGATGGTCTGGTGATGGTGCTGCTCGGTGGCCTGCAGACATTGACCGGTCCCATCGTCGGCGCCTCGGTCTTTGCCGTACTGCAGGACAGCATCATGCGTTCCACGGAATACTGGCGCGCGCTGCTCGGCGGCGTCATCCTGCTGTTGGTGCTGGCATTCCCGGCGGGGATCGTCGGCGGCCTCTCGAAACTGGTCGTGCGTCGGAAAGCTACGTCATGA